Proteins encoded in a region of the Orcinus orca chromosome X, mOrcOrc1.1, whole genome shotgun sequence genome:
- the ZNF711 gene encoding zinc finger protein 711 isoform X4, translating to MRQWQTAVIIGPDGQPLTVYPCHICTKKFKSRGFLKRHMKNHPDHLMRKKYQCTDCDFTTNKKVSFHNHLESHKLINKVDKTHEFTEYTRRYREASPLSSNKLILRDKEPKMHKCKYCDYETAEQGLLNRHLLAVHSKNFPHVCVECGKGFRHPSELKKHMRTHTGEKPYQCQYCVFRCADQSNLKTHIKSKHGNNLPYKCEHCPQAFGDERELQRHLDLFQGHKTHQCPHCDHKSTNSSDLKRHIISVHTKDFPHKCEVCDKGFHRPSELKKHSDIHKGRKIHQCRHCDFKTSDPFILSGHILSVHTKDQSLKCKRCKRGFRQQNELKKHMKTHTGRKIYQCEYCEYSTTDASGFKRHVISIHTKDYPHRCEFCKKGFRRPSEKNQHIMRHHKEALM from the coding sequence CTGTTATAATAGGTCCTGATGGACAGCCCCTGACAGTATACCCTTGCCATATTTGCACGAAAAAGTTTAAATCCAGGGGATTCTTGAAAAGACACATGAAGAATCATCCTGATCAtttgatgagaaaaaaatatcagtgtACAGATTGTGACTTTACAACTAACAAGAAAGTGAGTTTCCATAACCACTTAGAAAGCCATAAGCTTATAAACAAAGTTGACAAAACCCATGAATTTACAGAATACACACGAAGATACAGAGAGGCTAGTCCATTGAGTTCAAATAAACTTATATTAAGAGACAAGGAGCCGAAGATGCACAAGTGCAAATACTGCGACTATGAAACTGCAGAACAAGGACTGTTAAACCGACATTTACTGGCTGTTCACAGCAAGAATTTTCCTCATGTTTGTGTTGAGTGTGGGAAGGGCTTTCGACATCCTTCTGAACTCAAGAAGCATATGAGAACCCATACTGGTGAGAAGCCATATCAATGTCAGTATTGTGTCTTCAGGTGTGCAGATCAATCAAATTTGAAAACTCACATTAAGTCTAAGCATGGTAACAATTTGCCATATAAATGTGAGCATTGTCCCCAAGCATTTGGTGATGAGAGGGAACTTCAACGCCATCTGGATTTGTTTCAAGGACATAAGACACACCAGTGTCCTCATTGTGACCATAAGAGCACCAACTCAAGTGACCTTAAGCGGCACATCATATCTGTCCACACTAAGGATTTTCCTCACAAATGTGAGGTCTGTGATAAAGGTTTCCATCGTCCTTCTGAGCTCAAAAAGCATAGTGATATCCATAAGGGTAGGAAGATTCATCAGTGTAGGCACTGTGACTTTAAAACATCAGATCCATTTATTCTTAGTGGTCATATCCTTTCAGTTCATACTAAGGATCAGTCACTGAAGTGTAAAAGGTGCAAAAGAGGGTTCAGACAACAAAATGAGCTCAAAAAGCATATGAAGACTCACACTGGAAGGAAGATTTACCAATGTGAGTATTGTGAATACAGCACTACAGATGCATCTGGCTTTAAACGACATGTGATATCAATACATACAAAAGACTATCCACACAGGTGTGAATTCTGCAAGAAGGGATTCCGAAGACcatcagaaaaaaatcagcatATTATGAGGCACCACAAGGAGGCTCTTATGTAA